The Cherax quadricarinatus isolate ZL_2023a chromosome 53, ASM3850222v1, whole genome shotgun sequence genome includes a region encoding these proteins:
- the Nt5a gene encoding 5'-nucleotidase domain-containing protein 1, which produces MPEWFISVECSEYQEASYTFTARMVLHKVNEEDCLREKVMKKKYYCKNNKRKKQQPFPENDTFKFTDYDCIGFDLDNTICRYKVGEIMRLEYNLIAEYMVNRYGYEPELLLPLDDDMDFLQKGLILDIKRGNFMKCAENGRILRATHGTRPMTRDEIHDTYGKDRIWEPVVEFMRTLYDHPVPGEVPVLRSFKDYLDLPAAVACARAIDAQDSSPEGPLEEYDIWPDVHVAMCNMYRREHFRNDQGGFFPEIKNNPEKYIYEASDKLKKWLKAINEHTFTFLITGSSIDYASHNARYVLGPDWREYFDMVICTAKKPGFFSGERPFRFLVGADDGDAVPSHKLRIDGNYSGGNWRDLLNLVKQEACVDNPHCLYVGDHLAQDVIAPSLMGIDTVAIVEELAAEGMIGDSMEHDAGCDLMSTYWGSFFTTDGDTRVLGLERINTLYGSVPLRHARLAVPSLEAVARYPIKHQYDAFSQDSSGFFPGDPVVLHF; this is translated from the coding sequence ATGCCCGAGTGGTTCATCTCAGTAGAGTGCAGCGAGTACCAAGAGGCAAGCTACACTTTCACCGCCAGGATGGTGCTCCACAAAGTGAATGAGGAGGACTGTCTTCGTGAAAAGGTCATGAAGAAAAAATACTACTGCAAGAACAACAAAAGAAAGAAGCAGCAGCCCTTTCCTGAAAATGACACCTTCAAGTTTACAGACTATGACTGCATCGGATTTGATCTTGACAACACAATCTGCCGGTACAAAGTGGGTGAAATTATGAGACTAGAGTACAACCTTATCGCCGAGTATATGGTAAATCGTTATGGTTACGAACCAGAACTGCTCCTGCCTTTGGACGATGATATGGATTTCCTGCAGAAAGGACTCATTCTGGATATCAAAAGGGGAAACTTTATGAAGTGTGCAGAAAATGGTCGTATTCTCCGAGCCACTCACGGGACTCGACCCATGACTAGAGATGAAATCCATGACACCTACGGCAAAGACAGGATCTGGGAGCCAGTCGTTGAGTTTATGAGAACGCTTTACGATCACCCTGTGCCCGGCGAAGTTCCAGTCCTGCGATCATTCAAAGACTATCTTGATTTACCAGCAGCTGTAGCCTGTGCAAGGGCGATTGATGCACAGGACAGCTCACCTGAAGGACCCCTGGAGGAGTACGACATCTGGCCAGATGTTCATGTTGCCATGTGCAACATGTATCGTAGAGAACATTTCCGTAATGACCAGGGAGGTTTCTTCCCAGAGATTAAGAATAACCCGGAGAAGTACATTTATGAAGCCAGTGACAAGTTAAAAAAGTGGCTCAAAGCCATCAACGAACACACTTTCACATTCCTTATAACTGGCTCCAGCATCGATTATGCCTCTCACAACGCCAGATATGTCCTGGGTCCAGATTGGCGAGAATACTTCGACATGGTGATATGCACAGCCAAAAAACCTGGGTTTTTCTCTGGAGAAAGGCCTTTCCGCTTCCTCGTAGGAGCTGATGATGGCGACGCAGTTCCTTCACATAAACTACGCATCGACGGAAACTACTcaggaggcaactggagagatctattgaacctggtgaagcaGGAAGCTTGCGTAGATAATCCACACTGCCTGTACGTTGGGGACCATCTGGCACAGGACGTTATAGCTCCATCACtgatgggaattgacacagtagCCATCGTGGAGGAGCTAGCAGCCGAGGGCATGATCGGGGATTCCATGGAGCACGACGCCGGATGCGACCTAATGAGTACCTACTGGGGATCCTTCTTCACCACTGACGGCGACACTCGCGTCTTGGGGCTTGAGCGCATCAACACCCTTTACGGCAGCGTGCCCCTGAGACACGCCCGTCTCGCCGTGCCCTCCCTGGAGGCTGTGGCGAGGTACCCCATCAAGCACCAGTATGACGCCTTCAGCCAAGACAGCTCCGGCTTCTTCCCCGGCGACCCAGTCGTCCTTCATTTTTAA